Sequence from the Bacteroidales bacterium genome:
AATTGTGTAAAACACTTGAAAGTTTCAAAAAAATCTTTAACTTTGTAAAATTAAAGATTTAAGTTCTTTGAAAAATAAAATATTAACAAATTAAAAAAACTGTCCTAATAAAAGGGGACACTTAAAACATCTACTTTAATGGCTAAGAGCATTAAATTAAGCAATGATAAAATAATTAAAGATGAAAATCTTTATTTTAAAACTTTAAATGATTATTTTAATGCTCTTTATTCTGCTCCAGAAGAATATAATACCATTTTAATAATGGGACACAACCCTTTGGTTTCTAGTTTTGCGAATTTTTTCCTCACAAAACAAAAAATAAATTTACCCACAAGCGGATTAATTTCTATTAAATCAAAAGCAAATAATTGGTCTGAATTTGTAATTGCAAGTAATAGCCCAATGTTTTCTTTATTTCCTAAAAATATAGAAAATGAAAAATCAACTAATTCATAGTAATCTTTTTGTAGATAGAGAGCTAAGCTGGCTTGATTTTAACGATAGAGTTTTACAAGAAGCTGAAGATGAAAACGTTCCTTTATTAGAGCGTATTAAATTCCTTGGTATATTCTCAAATAATCAAGATGAATTTTTTAGAGTTCGCGTTGCATCCTTAAAACGAATTGTAAAATACAGCCGTAAATCTGAATATGAATTAAATAAACATTTTCATCCAAAGTTAATTTTAGAAGAAATTAATCGAAGAGTAATCAGCCAGCAGATTCAACTTGCTCGAATTTACAATCATCTTTTATTAGAATTAAAAAAAGAAAACATATTCATAATCAACGAAAAAGAAGTTATTTCTGAAAAACATAAAGAATTTATCAAATCGTTTTTTAATGATAAACTCAGAACTTATGTTTTTCCAATTATTATGAAAAATTTTAATTCTGCTTCTATACTTAGAGACAAGTCTATATATTTAGCAGTATTAATGCGAGATACAAGCAATACTTCTAATTCAGAATATGCTCTTATGGAAGTTCCTTCTGAACAGCTTTCCAGATTTGTGGTTTTACCAGAAATAGACGGCAAGCAATATGTGATGTACATTGACGATATTATCAGATATTGCCTGCCAGATATTTTTAAAAGTTTCAAATACGACGAATTTACTGCATATACTATAAAATTTACACGCGATTCTGAACTAGACATGGATAGCGATATTTCCAAAAGTTTTATGGAAATAATGTCAGATAGCTTAAAACAAAGGAAATCTGGAAATCCAGTAAGATTTGTTGCTGATAGAAATATACCAGATAATATGTTGCAATATTTCTATAATAAAATCGGATTGAGCAAAAACGACTCTCTTGTGCAAAGCGGAAGATACCACAATTTCAAAGATCTTATGAGCTTTCCCGACATGGGGAAAAAACATCTTCTTTATCAAAGCATACAACCTGGTATATCAAAAAGATTAGAAAATGCAACTAGTATTTTTGACGAAGTAAAGAAAAAAGACATATTACTTTCTTTTCCACATCAATCGTTCAAATACTTAATTGATCTTTTACGCGAAGCATCAATAGACCCAAATGTAAAAACTATAAGAATGACAATATACCGCATTGGAAAAAATTCTAATGTGATAAATGCTCTAATTAATGCTGCTAGAAATAGAAAAAAAGTATTTGTTTTCATGGAATTACAAGCCAGATTTGATGAAGAAAACAACATAAAATGGAGTACAAAGCTACAAGAAGAAGGAGTAAATGTTATTCAAAGTATACCAGGACTTAAAGTTCATTCGAAATTAATTCTAATAGAAAGAAAAGAAGGTCGTAAAAAAGTTTACTATACAAATATTGGAACTGGCAATTTTCATGAAGAAACAGCAAAATTATATACTGATGTAAACATTATTACAGCCAATCAAAAAATTGGAGCAGAAGTTGCGCAAGTTTTTGAAATGTTTGAAGCTAGCTATCGTAATTTTTCTTTCAACTATTTAGCCGTTTCGCCAATGGGAATGCGACCATTTATAAATAAAATGATTGAAAAACTCATTCATGCTGCTAAAAACGGTGAAGAAGCTCATGCAGTAATAAAACTAAATAGTATTGTTGACGAAAAAATAGCTGTTCAAATTTATAATGCTACAGAAAATGGAGTGAAATTTGATATTATTTGCCGCGGAGCTTGCATCTTACAACCAAGTAATGAAAATATCAATATCATCAGCATAGTAGGTAGAAATTTAGAGCATAGTCGAGTTTTCTTATTCAAATATGGAAAAAATGAAGAAGTTTTTATTTCTTCTGCCGACTGGATGAAAAGAAATCTTGACAGACGAATTGAAGTAATGTCGCCAGTTTTAGATGCTGATGCCGCTGAAACTTTAAAGCAAATATTGTTCACACATTTAAAAGATAATGTAAAAGCAAGGCACGTAAATGGTGATAAAAATAATATGTTTGTAAAAGATGACAAAGATGCTTTTAATTCGCAAAAAGAAGTATATAAAATTATAGAAGCAAGAAATGACTTGTAGTTAATTACTAAAAAGCATCACTTTGGGCTATTAAGCCTAGATATATGTAAAAAATAATTTTTATCGAAATTCAAATTAATATTTTTTTTATCAAACAACCCAAAACATGCTGAACCGCTGCCAGACATAGCTGCATAAATGGCTCCGTCCCTATAAAGTTGATTAATTACATCTTCAATTTGCTTGTGAATATTTTGAATTGGTTTTTGAAAATCATTAACTAATTCATTTTTCCATTCTTCAATTGGTTTTTTAACAATGTCTATTAAAGAAATCCTATCATTGCTTGGCTTAACAATAGAATAGGCTTCTTTTGTAGAAATGCCACCGCTCCCATCAAATAATTTATTTGGTTTTACAATTGCAATGTAATAATTAGATAAATCCAAATCTATTGGCGAGAGTTTTTCACCACGACCTTGAACCAAAGAAGCTTTTGGTTCTATAAAAAAAGGACAATCGCTACCAATTTCAGCAGCATATTTTTTCAAAACATCTTTTGATAGATTTAATTTGAAAAAATCATTTAGTAAAACCAATGCAAATGCTGCATTTGAAGAGCCGCCACCTAAGCCAGCTTGCGCCGGAATATGCTTTACAAGATTAAATATTACGGGCTTAATTCCATGCTTGTCAAACAATAATTTCCAGGCTTTATATATAAGATTTTTTTCTGTCGGTATTTCTTGTTTTGAATTTCCAAAAATAATTATTTCAGTTTTTTTGCTTATATCAACAATTTCAAGTGCATCGAATAAAGAAATAGGATACATAATGGTTTCTATGTTATGAAATCCATCACTTCGTTTGTTTAACACATGCAATCCTAAATTAATTTTAGCTAATGGAAAAGTAATCATAGAGCAAAAAAATAAAAAACTATAAATGCCTGCTATGTGCCCAGAACAGGGATCGAACCTGCACATTCTTGCGAATACTAGTCCCTGAAACTAGCGCGTCTACCAATTCCGCCATCTGGGCTGGTTTGCAAATGTCAATAAATTAAAAAAGTAGAAAGTTAAAAAAAGCACTTTCTACTTTTAAAATATTGTGCCCAGAACAAGACTCGAACTTGCACAGCCGTAAGGCCACTACCCCCTCAAAGTAGCGTGTCTACCAATTTCACCATCTGGGCATTTACAAAGAACATTTTTATAGTTTGCAAAATTACAAAAAAATATAATACGCTTGACCTAAAATAGCATTTTAACTGATAAATAAAAAAACAAAAATGCCTGTGCTAAAAAAACAAATCCCCAAAACCAAACAGGTGAACTTGTAAATTTGCTCAAATTTGTTGCATCACCAGCCATACTTGGCTTTTTAACAGCGAGATAAAATTGCTCTATTGCAGAAAAAAGCCCTTCAAAAAGCAAAATTCCTGTATATAAATAAACAATTATCCAAGCATAATCTGGTTTGAATAGCAATATTAAAATGTAAACAAACAATATTAACAACATCCAAATTATGCCAAAAACATTTCTAACAGCTAAAGCAAGAAGAAATATAGATAATGATAAAAATGAAATATGTAAAAGAAGTATGTAGCCTTTCGATAAGAAAATTATAAAAATATAAGGAATAATCGAAGCAAAAACATATCCAGACAATGAAACTATAATTTGTCCCATTTTGTTATTACTTTTGGTAATCGTTGTTCCCGTGGTGTTATAAAATAAATCTATTCTTAAAACTTCACCATTTGTAATCCACGCTGCTAAAGCATGTCCGCCTTCATGAAACAATGTATTTAAAACTTTAAAAAAGTTTCCTAAAAAAGGAATTCTGCACACTATAAATCCTAGCAGTGCAATTGTTATAAATAATATTGCTTCCTCTTTTATCAATGTAATAATATAAAAAAGTTGTGCATAGCATTAAAAACTGCTGATGCACAACTATAATAAAAACTTAAATTAATCTAACAAATGCACAACCAATCCACTACGTAGTTTTGGTTCAAACCATGTAGTTTTAGGAGGCATAATGTTATTTGTATCAGCAATATTTATTAATTGCTTCATAGTTACAGGATACAAAGCAAAAGCTACTTTCATTTCTCCGCTATCAACGCGTTTTACGAGTTCGCCCAATCCTCTAATTCCGCCAACAAAATCAATACGATTGTCTGTGCGTAAATCTTTTATACCGAGCAATTTATCTAAAACTAAATTTGAAAGGATGGTTACATCAAGAACTCCAATTGGGTCATTATCATCGTATGTACCTGCTTTTGCAGTTAATGAATACCATTTACCATCAATATACATACTGAAATTATGCAATCTGTCTGGTTTGTAAATTTCAGTACCTTTTAGTTCTACAGTAAAATTCTCTTTTAGTTTTTCAATTAATTCAGCGGAACTCATTCCATTCAAATCTTTTACAACACGGTTATAATCAATAATTGTAAGTTGATCGTCTGGGAAATGTACTGCTAAGAAATGATTAAATTCCTCATCGCCTTTATAACCTGGATTTTTCTCGCGTTTTTCTTTACCAACCAAAGCAGCCGCAGCAGTTCTATGATGACCATCTGCTACATATACATAAGGAATGGTTGCAAACAAGTCTATCACTTTTTTTATCACATCGTCTTCGCGAATAACCCAAAAGTGATGCCCTACTCCATCAACAGCAACAAAGTCATATTCAGGAGTATTTGATTTTGCATAATCCATTATCAGATTGTCCAACTCTGGCTTTGCAGGATAAGAAAAAAATACTGGTTCCATATTAGCATTGGTAATGCGAACATGTTTCATCCTATCTTCTTCTTTATCTTTACGAGTAAGCTCATGTTTTTTAATTACATTATTCAAATAATCATCAACACTAGCACAACCCACAATCCCATATTGAGTTTTGCCATTCATTGTTTGAGCATAAATATACAAATGCTCTTTTTCATCTTGAACAAGCCATGAATTTTTTCTGAATTTTTCAAAATTTTCTTTTGCTTTTTGATAAACAGCTTCATCATGTTCGTCAACATTTTCTGGCAAATCTATTTCTGGTTTAATAATGTGTAAAAGAGAATATTCATTACCTTCTGCTTCAATTCTAGCTTCTTTGGAATTTAACACATCGTAAGGACGTGAAGCAAGTTGTTTTGCGATATTTTTTGGTGGGCGTAGCCCTTTGAAAGCTTTTAACTTAGCCATGTTTTTATTCGTTTTTTTTAGTTTATAAATTAAAAATCGTCTTCATCTTGAGAGAAAACTATACTATCGTTCATATCGGATTGATCTTCATTATCAGCCGGTTCGTCTTTTACATTTTTTCTCAGCAAAGAAGAAATTAAAGCCCCAAGCATTTTAGAAATTTCAATCAAATATGTTCTCGATGTTTCTACATTTTCCTCATTAAAATAATTATTTCTTTCTGCAATAGTTGTATAAACTATACATTCTCTAACATAGGATTTAGCCATTTTAAGACAGTAAATAAATTGATTTTTATTTCTTCCGCTACCATCAGCAATAAACACAGATATATTTAAAGCTGATTTCGCAAATCTACGTACAAACTGGTCTGTAATGGCATTGTCGTTTATATTATTCAACTGAGAATTAACCCATATTGAATAATCTAAAGATTTATTATAAACTCTTAAATCTTCAAATCTAAAAAAATTAAATGTTTTATTTTCCATAATAATTATTTTTAGATTTTACTTGTTTAATTGGAATGTTCTATCACCGTTTTTAATAAATTTCACAATTTGTTCAGCCGCAGCAACTCCAGCATTATTATTAGCTTCAGCTGTTTGAGCACCAGCTTTTTTAGGAGTAAAGAAAACTCTATTGCCGAATTTTTCTATAAATGTGCTAGCGCTATCAGGTTGAATATCACTCACATATCTCAAATCTGTACGCTCTTCGAAAATGCTAATGAGTTCTTCTTCATTAATAACTTCTTTACGTGCAGTATTAATAAGCACACCATTTTTAGGCATAAGCGAAACCAATGCTTTATTTATAGATTTTTTTGTCTTGTCAGTTGCTGGTATGTGCAAAGAAATGTATTGGTTATTTTTAAACAACTCTTCAACACTAGAAGCTGCAACAACACCGTCATTTTCTATAACACTTTTGTCAATAAATGGGTCAAATGCCATTATTTTCATTCCTAAACCTTTGGCAATGCGAGCAAGATTTTTTCCAACATTACCATAAGCATGGATTCCAAGTGTTTTTTCTTTTAATTCGGTGCCACTTGTTCCATCAAAACGGTTGCGAATCATATAGATCATCATTCCTATTGCTAATTCTGCAACAGCATTGCTATTTTGTCCAGGGGTATTCATTGCAACAATACCTTTTTCAGTGCAAGCATTTAAGTCTAAATTGTCAAATCCTGCACCAGCACGAACAACTATTTTTAAATTTTTAGCATTACTTATTACTTCTGCATCAACAATGTCGCTACGAACAATAAGAGCGTCCACATTGGCAACAGCATCAATAAATTGTTTTTTGTCAGTGTATTTTTCTAACAATACAAGTTCGAAACCTGCGTTTTCCACAACATTTCGGATTGCACTTACAGCATTTGCTGCAAATGGCTTTTCTGTAGCTATAAGAACTTTAGTCATATTATTTTGTTTTTTAAATTATTAGTGCTTCAAAGATAAAAAAAATAAAGTAATTTAAAGGTATATTTATATCAAATTTGATTGATTTTTTCATTAAACAAACTAATAAAATACATATAAAAAAAGCAGCTACAAAAAATGTAACTGCTTAATTGCTTATTATATATTTATTAGAACTAATTACGCATTTGCTTTTTCAAATTCTTGCATACAAGCAACTAAAAATTCAACGCTTTCTTTTGGACAAGCATTATATAAAGAAGCTCTAAATCCACCAACAGAGCGGTGTCCTTTTATGCCTACAAGTCCTTTTGTTTTTGCAAATTCTAGGAAAGCTGCTTCTTTATCTTTATACTGTTCATTCATAACAAAGCAAACGTTCATTATAGAGCGGTCTTCTTTTGCAGCAGTTCCAACAAACATTTTGTTTCTGTCTATTTCATTATAAAGTAACGCTGCTTTTTCTTTATTTCGCTTATACATTTCTTTTACACCACCAATTGATTTTACCCATTTTAGAGTTTCGTGCATTACAAAAACTGCAAAAACAGGTGGTGTATTAAACATAGAGCGATTTCTTTCTTCTTCGCCAATATGGGTGCGATAGTCAACCATTGTTGGTAAAACACGTTCCATTTTTCCTAAAAGGTCTTCTCTAACAATCACAAAAGTAACGCCAGCAGGTCCAACATTTTTTTGTGCACCGCCATAGATAATTCCATATTTTGACACATCAACAGGTCTGCTCATAATATCAGAAGACATATCTGCAACCAATGTTATAGGGCTATCTATATCTTCGTGTAATTCTGTTCCGTAAATTGTATTGTTTGTTGTTATATGAAAATAGTCTGCATCTGTAGGTATTTCATAATTTTTTGGGATATAAGAATAGTTCTTGTCTTCAGAAGATGCTACAACTTTTACTTCACCAAAAAATTTAGCTTCTTTTATAGCTTTTTTTGCCCAAACACCTGTTTGTAAATATGCAGCTTTTGTTTTTAATAAGTTTGCTGCAACAGTATAGAATTGTGTGCTGGCTCCACCACCTAAGAAGAGTACTTGATAGTTGCTTGGAATATTTAAAAGCTCTCTCCACAAATCTGCTGTTTCTTTCATTACTCTTTCCCAGCCTGGTGTGCGGTGAGAAATTTCTAAAAGTCCAATCCCAGTATTATCAAAATCCCTCATTGCTTCTATTGTAGCTTCAATTGCTTGTTTTGGCAATACACAAGGTCCAGCGTTGAAATTATGTTTTTTCATATTCTTAAAATTTTAGTTTTATTTTTAATTAGTTTTATTTTGTTGCAAATATAAGCAATCCGTTTTTATTAATAAAATAAAAATCTTTTATTCTTTATTATCCTCATAACTTATTGATAATCAACAAAATAAATTGTGGTGCTTTATATCAATTCAAAAAATAATTAAAATCAATAATAATATATGACTTGATTTATTTACGTAAAAATTATCAAGTCGTATTAAAAAGAAAATCAATTAGTTAGTTTACAATTAACTTGAAAGTTTTATTGTTTAGAACAAGATAATAAAATCCTGCTTTAAGATCATATATTTTATTGTCTATTACTTCAACATTTACAACTCTTCCAGTTGCATCAAAAACAACAGCACTATTTATTTCCCCACTTATATTAAAGAATTCACCTTCATTTATAAAGGTAGGAAATACAATAGTATTATCTTCTTCTACGCAATTTCTAAAAATAATATCTGAATATGAAGTTTTACCATCAAAGTCGGTTTGTTTTAGTCTGAAATGATCGGCTCCATAGTTATCTGCTGTTGCATTATATTCTATTAAATTATTTGAATTTCCTACTCCAAACACTTTTGCTATAGGCATAATTTCACCATTTTTAAAAATTGCTTCAATTGTAAAATAATCATTATTTATTTCTGCGGCAGTAGCCCAATAGAAAGATATTTTATTTTCATTGCAAAGCGATTTAAAATAGAGCAATTCTATTGGCAATGGATCTAAAATAGGCACCGAAGAGCATTGTCCATCTTTCGAATAGGTTGCATTTCCATCAACATCAAAATATACTATTGCTCCATTTCCATTATATATGGAATCTGTTCGATAAGTTACACTTTCAACACCACAAGTTCCTCCAGTAGTAAAAGTTAAAGTCCTATACTTATTGCCACTACCTGCATAGTAATTTCTAAAATGTCCTGCAGTGTTTCCTGCACATTGAAAAACAGCATACAATGTATAATTAAGTGCTGAGAAATCAAAATATTCATATTCAAAATCAGTACTAGTAAAAAACATTACTGTAGCGCCTGCGGGAATAACTCCACCAACAGGTTGAAGAATTTGTCCGGGAGGCGTAATTGTAGCATTTATAGTTGCGACAATAGAATCTGTTTGTGCATTTTGACAAACACCTAACCATGGATTTGATGGCCAAGTTATTACAATGTCACTTGTATTAATACTATTAGCTCCAACAGAAAATCTAAACATTTCATTTGCTCCTTCATTACCAACTGGATCACAAGCATCAACTAAAATACATTCTATTTCATAGCAAGAGCAAGGTCCTCCATTTAAAGTAATTGCAAATGGAGCAGAAACTGTTCCCATTACAGGCGGATTACTACTAATAACTCTAATCTTATATGAAGATCCACTAGGTGTCCCAGGTGGAATTGTAATATTTATTGTTCCTGAATTAGCATCACTTTTTAACGAGCCTATATTTTTAGGAAATGCAAAACTACCTGAAGCATCAGATAATTGTGCTGTATAAGTATTTAGAGAAAAAGCATCTGTAGATGTAAATGTTACTGTTCCAGTTGCATCATTGCTACAGGTAACATTAAATGGCGGTGTATTTACAGAAACAGTAGTTATTGTATTTGGGATAGGAGTGCATATAACATGTACATCATCAAAAGCTAAATTTCCTATATCTTTTGTATATGTAAATCTAAATTGTGCACAATTTGCAGGTAAAGCTGGTGAAGAAGAAAGAGTATATTGCATTATTGTTCCTGTTGTTGGAAGAGAATTTATGTTGTCTATTGTAACCCATCCTCCACCTGTAAAACCTTCTACCAACAATGCAGATCCAGCATTTGTACCTTGTCCTTTTATCCAAAAGCTAAGCTCTGTTGCACTTGATATAGTTGGAGTTGTAATCATATCTCCAGTCCCATCAAATCTTACAGATGGCGATGCTGCTCCATAATTCCCAGAAGATGTATAAGTTCCTGTTATACCTGAAAAAGTCCACCCTGCAGGGGCAGTAGTTCCAGCATTAAACCCTTCATCAAGACAAGGACCCGTATAAACTTCGCCTAATAAACTTAAATTTTTCGTAACTGCCCCAGTTGAAGTAAATGAAACACTTTGAGCATAAGTACCAACCACTAGATTAGCTTTCAATCTCACATAAATAGTTGTAACAGCAACATTACCTCCAGATTGAGACAAATCAATAATATTTGTAAATCCACTACTCGAATTAGTAGATATTTCATAAGCACTTGGGGCTGTAATTCTAATATTATCCGTTAAATTGGAGCCTGAAACTGTAAAAGTTTTCGCGGGACTACTAGGTCCGGTTCCAAATAAATAATCTAATCCTGTTAAAGAAGTTGGTGTTACTTGAATCGTAGGTCCTATGACAATACCACTACAAGTAACTTTTTTTGTAGTAGCCCCCGTTGATGTTAAAACTATTTCCTTATTATTATAAGTACCAGCGGGTAAATCACTAACTAACCTTACATATATAGTGGTAGAACTTAATGTTCCACTACTTGGTGTTAATGTTAATGATGATGTAAATCCTGAATATTGAGATGTTGAAATTTCATAATTTTCATCTGGAGTTAAAATCACGTCATCTGTAAGGTTTGTGCCTGAAACTGTAAAAGGTTGCTCAGAACTTGGTCCATTTCCAACAGTATAGCTAAAACCAGATAGCGAAGTTGGATTTACAGTTACTGTAGGTAAAGCTGCTGTTGTGTAAGTAACCTCTATTTTTTTCAAATACAATGCTCTAGATGAAGTCTGTGTCCATGAAAGAACCACTTCTCCTGATGCTGAACCAGTAAATGTATATTCTGTATTAGTTGTTGTTAAATTAATTGAATTTGGGGAAAAAGTAGTGCCTCCTACAGATACTGATAATTTGCCATTTGTACTTGATCCTCCTGCTGTGCTAACTTTTATAGATGTAATAGTATATGCATTAAAACCTGATGTACTAAGTGTCACTTTTGAATGAGGGTCGTTTTTAGAACCAAATTGCTGCCCTCTGTCAGCCTCATAACCAAAAAAACCACCAGTTGTAGGAGTTCCAGAAGCAGTCCAACTTACTCCGCTCAAAGTCTGAGTTCCAAAAGAACTCCATGTCTTAGATGTAATGGTATGAGTATAAGTTACTTGTGCAAAAATTATATTTGCAAACAAAAGAAATAGAGAAAATGAAGCTATTTTTCTCATAAAACAAAGATTTATATTTTTAAACTTAAAAAAAATGCTACATTTTTCATAATAAACATCTTATAATTTATTATTTAGCAAAAACCTTTCACAAAGATATGCTTTTTTTTAATACAAATTAGCATTGAATTTATTACTTTTCAATTATTTTATTGTTGAGTTTTCTTTAAAACAATTTAACAATAAAATAACAATGCTAAAAAACCGACAGATAATTGAAATTAATAGATAGAAGACAATATTTTAAAGACTAACTTATTTTTAAAAAATAAAACTTTTTATCAACAAGTAATTAACAATTAGCAAGTTAAAAAACAGGATATTAAAAAAATACCCTGTTTAAAAAAGATAATAAAAAATAAAAAAACAAGTATAATGCTTCAAATCAAAACATTCGAATTTAATCAACTTGGATAATATTAGCAATACAAAACAATCTTAACCCAAAATAAAAGTTAAAGAAAGTAGTATTAAAATTACAACTATGTAAATTACCCAGTAGATATTTTGTTTAATCACATTTATTTTTTGTTTAATTATACCCATTTTTAATCATTTTAAAGAAAATAAAACTATATTTTACTTGATTCCCTATTTATTAGACAAAAAAATAAAAAAAAGTTCATTCAAAAATGAAAAAAAAGTAAAAAAAATGTAAAAAAAATATTATTTCTTAATATTTTAAAAATCAAAGAGTTAAGTAGAATGAAAAATACAAATTATTTAATACAAACCTAACAGATTTCTAAAACCTGTCAGATTTAAAGTTTGAAAGTAAAAAATATAAATTATTTAACTAATTTAGCAGCATGAATTATAGTTTACACAATCATAGCACTTACTGCGACGGGAAAAGCTCTGTTGCTGAGATGTACGAATCTGCTTTAAAGCATAATTTAGAATATTTTGGGCTATCAGGGCATGCTCCTATACCTTCTTTTAGCAACGAATGGAGCATTAAAAACGAAAAAGCTGTCGGCGAATATGTTGCTGAAATAAAAAATTTGGCATCAAAAAATGACAATTTAAAATTTTTCGCAGGCTTAGAAATTGACTTTGTACCTAATATAACAAAACCTTTCAGTTTTTGGAAAGAAAATTACGACCTTGACTATATCATTGGCGCTGTTCATCTAGTAAAGAAAAACAACAGCATTTGGTTTATTGATGGACCTTCAGAAAATTATGACAAAGGATTAGCTGAAATTTTTGGCAACGATATAAAAGACGCCGTAAAATCGTTCTACAATCAAACCTGCGAAATGATTAGCACTGAACAATTTGACATATTAGCTCATTGCGACAAAGTTTTAATGAATAATCGCCACAGATTTATAAAGCCTACGGATATTTATCATTTAGACATGCTAAAAGACACATTAAAA
This genomic interval carries:
- a CDS encoding 3-phosphoglycerate dehydrogenase, with translation MTKVLIATEKPFAANAVSAIRNVVENAGFELVLLEKYTDKKQFIDAVANVDALIVRSDIVDAEVISNAKNLKIVVRAGAGFDNLDLNACTEKGIVAMNTPGQNSNAVAELAIGMMIYMIRNRFDGTSGTELKEKTLGIHAYGNVGKNLARIAKGLGMKIMAFDPFIDKSVIENDGVVAASSVEELFKNNQYISLHIPATDKTKKSINKALVSLMPKNGVLINTARKEVINEEELISIFEERTDLRYVSDIQPDSASTFIEKFGNRVFFTPKKAGAQTAEANNNAGVAAAEQIVKFIKNGDRTFQLNK
- a CDS encoding 4-(cytidine 5'-diphospho)-2-C-methyl-D-erythritol kinase; the encoded protein is MITFPLAKINLGLHVLNKRSDGFHNIETIMYPISLFDALEIVDISKKTEIIIFGNSKQEIPTEKNLIYKAWKLLFDKHGIKPVIFNLVKHIPAQAGLGGGSSNAAFALVLLNDFFKLNLSKDVLKKYAAEIGSDCPFFIEPKASLVQGRGEKLSPIDLDLSNYYIAIVKPNKLFDGSGGISTKEAYSIVKPSNDRISLIDIVKKPIEEWKNELVNDFQKPIQNIHKQIEDVINQLYRDGAIYAAMSGSGSACFGLFDKKNINLNFDKNYFLHISRLNSPK
- the serC gene encoding 3-phosphoserine/phosphohydroxythreonine transaminase codes for the protein MKKHNFNAGPCVLPKQAIEATIEAMRDFDNTGIGLLEISHRTPGWERVMKETADLWRELLNIPSNYQVLFLGGGASTQFYTVAANLLKTKAAYLQTGVWAKKAIKEAKFFGEVKVVASSEDKNYSYIPKNYEIPTDADYFHITTNNTIYGTELHEDIDSPITLVADMSSDIMSRPVDVSKYGIIYGGAQKNVGPAGVTFVIVREDLLGKMERVLPTMVDYRTHIGEEERNRSMFNTPPVFAVFVMHETLKWVKSIGGVKEMYKRNKEKAALLYNEIDRNKMFVGTAAKEDRSIMNVCFVMNEQYKDKEAAFLEFAKTKGLVGIKGHRSVGGFRASLYNACPKESVEFLVACMQEFEKANA
- a CDS encoding DUF1015 domain-containing protein → MAKLKAFKGLRPPKNIAKQLASRPYDVLNSKEARIEAEGNEYSLLHIIKPEIDLPENVDEHDEAVYQKAKENFEKFRKNSWLVQDEKEHLYIYAQTMNGKTQYGIVGCASVDDYLNNVIKKHELTRKDKEEDRMKHVRITNANMEPVFFSYPAKPELDNLIMDYAKSNTPEYDFVAVDGVGHHFWVIREDDVIKKVIDLFATIPYVYVADGHHRTAAAALVGKEKREKNPGYKGDEEFNHFLAVHFPDDQLTIIDYNRVVKDLNGMSSAELIEKLKENFTVELKGTEIYKPDRLHNFSMYIDGKWYSLTAKAGTYDDNDPIGVLDVTILSNLVLDKLLGIKDLRTDNRIDFVGGIRGLGELVKRVDSGEMKVAFALYPVTMKQLINIADTNNIMPPKTTWFEPKLRSGLVVHLLD
- a CDS encoding four helix bundle protein; translation: MENKTFNFFRFEDLRVYNKSLDYSIWVNSQLNNINDNAITDQFVRRFAKSALNISVFIADGSGRNKNQFIYCLKMAKSYVRECIVYTTIAERNNYFNEENVETSRTYLIEISKMLGALISSLLRKNVKDEPADNEDQSDMNDSIVFSQDEDDF
- the ppk1 gene encoding polyphosphate kinase 1, which translates into the protein MKNQLIHSNLFVDRELSWLDFNDRVLQEAEDENVPLLERIKFLGIFSNNQDEFFRVRVASLKRIVKYSRKSEYELNKHFHPKLILEEINRRVISQQIQLARIYNHLLLELKKENIFIINEKEVISEKHKEFIKSFFNDKLRTYVFPIIMKNFNSASILRDKSIYLAVLMRDTSNTSNSEYALMEVPSEQLSRFVVLPEIDGKQYVMYIDDIIRYCLPDIFKSFKYDEFTAYTIKFTRDSELDMDSDISKSFMEIMSDSLKQRKSGNPVRFVADRNIPDNMLQYFYNKIGLSKNDSLVQSGRYHNFKDLMSFPDMGKKHLLYQSIQPGISKRLENATSIFDEVKKKDILLSFPHQSFKYLIDLLREASIDPNVKTIRMTIYRIGKNSNVINALINAARNRKKVFVFMELQARFDEENNIKWSTKLQEEGVNVIQSIPGLKVHSKLILIERKEGRKKVYYTNIGTGNFHEETAKLYTDVNIITANQKIGAEVAQVFEMFEASYRNFSFNYLAVSPMGMRPFINKMIEKLIHAAKNGEEAHAVIKLNSIVDEKIAVQIYNATENGVKFDIICRGACILQPSNENINIISIVGRNLEHSRVFLFKYGKNEEVFISSADWMKRNLDRRIEVMSPVLDADAAETLKQILFTHLKDNVKARHVNGDKNNMFVKDDKDAFNSQKEVYKIIEARNDL
- a CDS encoding M50 family metallopeptidase yields the protein MIKEEAILFITIALLGFIVCRIPFLGNFFKVLNTLFHEGGHALAAWITNGEVLRIDLFYNTTGTTITKSNNKMGQIIVSLSGYVFASIIPYIFIIFLSKGYILLLHISFLSLSIFLLALAVRNVFGIIWMLLILFVYILILLFKPDYAWIIVYLYTGILLFEGLFSAIEQFYLAVKKPSMAGDATNLSKFTSSPVWFWGFVFLAQAFLFFYLSVKMLF